From the Camelina sativa cultivar DH55 unplaced genomic scaffold, Cs unpScaffold01541, whole genome shotgun sequence genome, one window contains:
- the LOC104774106 gene encoding pre-mRNA-splicing factor 38B, which yields SPSNSPVRSRSKSKSPISYRRRRRSPSYSPPFRRPRSHRSRSPLRYHRRSTYEGRRRSYRDSRDISESRRYGRSDEHHSSSIRRSRSVSPKKRKSGKEDSELSRHGRDSSSRRDKKSSRAGSRSPGRRKEENKLKRRTRSRSRSAEDSADIKDEARDEELKHHKKRSRSRSREGRSKTRDASRNSDETKQKHRGRTRSRSLENDNGSHENVDVAQDDDDLNLRPSRRRSKSLDENYDMKERRGRSRSRSRSLETKNRSVGKSKLDEDRNTGSRRRRSRSKSVEDKRSYNKETRSREKKSKRRSGRRSRSPSTEGKKGRDIRSSPGYSDEKKSRRKRHSRSRSIEKKNSSREKRSKRHERLRSSSPVSSEEDHKIKKRHSGSKSVNEKPHSDDEKVDDGDANSDSSPLERNSEVLLSTLDSMSSQDVEKSKENQPSSSSVEIWNANDDEKIKMEEKRMILES from the exons GTCACCATCTAACTCTCCTGTGAGGTCGAGGTCAAAGTCAAAGTCACCAATTAGTTACAGGCGAAGGCGGAGATCTCCGTCCTATTCACCACCGTTTCGTCGTCCAAGAAGTCATAGATCGAGATCACCATTAAGATATCACCGGCGATCAACTTATGAGGGGAGAAGGCGGTCATATAGAGATTCTAGGGATATTTCTGAAAGTAGGAGATACGGTAGATCAGATGAACACCATTCTTCCAGTATAAGGAGAAGTAGGAGTGTAAGtcccaaaaagagaaaatctgGAAAAGAAGATTCAGAGCTGTCAAGACATGGACGCGATAGCTCATCACGTAGAGATAAGAAATCATCTCGTGCTGGTTCACGATCACCGGGGCGACGtaaggaagaaaacaaactaaaacgtAGAACACGTTCAAGATCTAGATCAGCGGAAGATTCTGCAGATATCAAGGATGAAGCTAGAGATGAGGAATTGAAACATCACAAAAAGCGGTCGAGATCAAGATCTCGTGAAGGTAGGAGTAAAACCAGAGACGCATCTCGAAATTCTGATGAAACTAAACAGAAACACAGAGGGAGGACTAGGTCCAGATCATTGGAAAACGACAATGGTTCTCATGAGAATGTTGATGTTGCTCAAGACGATGATGATCTGAATCTCCGTCCCAGTAGGCGCAGGTCAAAATCTTTAGATGAGAACTATGATATGAAAGAGAGGAGGGGAAGGTCCAGGTCCAGGTCTAGATCATTGGAAACGAAAAACAGGTCTGTTGGGAAAAGTAAGCTGGATGAAGACAGAAACACAGGATCACGTCGAAGGAGGTCCAGGTCGAAATCAGTGGAAGATAAGCGAAGTTATAACAAGGAGACTCGGAGCAGGGAAAAAAAGTCCAAGCGTCGGAGTGGAAGACGGTCGAGGTCACCATCAACTGAGGGTAAGAAAGGGAGAGATATTAGGTCATCCCCAGGATATtctgatgaaaaaaaatcaagacgtAAGCGCCACTCCAGGTCAAGATCAATAGAGAAAAAGAACAGTTCAAGAGAAAAAAGGTCAAAACGTCATGAAAGATTGCGGTCATCATCTCCTGTTAGTTCAGAAGAAGATCATAAGATCAAGAAAAGACACTCTGGATCAAAATCTGTGAATGAGAAACCCCACTCAGATGATGAGAAAGTTGACGATGGAGATGCAAATTCAG ATTCTAGTCCGCTGGAAAGGAACAGTGAAGTTCTTTTATCGACACTGGATTCGATGTCATCTCAG GATGTGGAGAAGTCAAAAGAGAATCAACCATCTAGCAGCTCAGTGGAAATATGGAATGCGAATGATGATGAGAAAATTAAG